The genomic stretch CGTCGAGCATGAAAAGAAGTTCCTGATTATTGGCAGCAACAACGCAGTAAAATACAATGATATTTTTAAGCTGATCAAGGAAAACAAGGTTTGGCTCGGTGTCGATAATGGCGGCACAAAATGGTTTCGGGTGCCGGATGACTACGATATTCAAACCGAGTCGCGCAAGAAAGTTATTGATGGCGTGAAGTATTTCAGCATGGGAAGCATCGTGTGGTTCACGAATCTTGATAACCCGAAACGCCACGAATTCATCACTCTCTACAAAAAATACACGCCCGAAGAGTATCCGAAATACGACAACTACGACGCGATCAATGTGGGCAAGTATACGGATATACCAACTGACTATGACGGCGTAATGGGCGTGCCAATTACATTTCTGGACAAATATAACCCAGCCCAATTTAAGATTCTGGGAATATTTGACGACAAGAGAGAAAAATCAGACGCTTTTATTCAGGGTGAGCCAACATTCGTCGACAAACAGCATAAGAAATATGTTGGACCTGTTTTGAATGGCAGGGCGCTTTTTACAAGAATATTGATTATAAATAGGAAGGTGAAAAAATAGTATGAAAATTGATCTAAATAAAATTTCGGTTCGCGACGTGTTTGCAGGCTATAAGGATAGCGACGAGGAGGGCGTGGTGGCTTATGATGGAAAACTCGACATTCGCCCGAAATATCAGCGTGAATTTGTATACAAACCCGAGCAGCGTAATGCCGTGATGAATACTGTCCAACATGAGTTTCCATTGAATGTCATGTATTGGATAGAAAATAGCGCTGGAAACTATGAGTTGCTTGACGGCCAGCAGCGCACTTTAAGCATTTGTCAGTACATCAACGGCGACTATTCCATTAATGACCGCTTTTTCCATAATCTCACCAAAGAAGAAAAAGAGCAGATTCTCGATTACGAGCTCATGATCTACTTCTGTGACGGCACCGATAAGGAACGCATCCAATGGTTCGAGGTGATTAATACAGCGGGTGAAAAGCTTACACCACAGGAGTTGCTTAATGCCGTCTACACTGGACCATGGCTTTCGGATGCAAAACTCAAGTTCAGTAAGTCGAGCTGCGCGGCGTACCTCCTCGCGAATGATGGCGGAAAGCTTGTAAGTGGTACGCCAATCCGTCAGGAATATCTAGAAACCGCGCTCTCGTGGATTAACAATGGTGGTGTTGCTGGCTACATGGCTAAGCATCAGCACGATGCCAACGCAAAAAAGCTTTGGCAGTACTTTCGGGATGTAATTGCCTGGGTACGCAAGATTTTTCCAACCTATCGCCATGAGATGGCGAGTGTGAACTGGGGTGAGCTGTATAATAAATACAAGGACAGAAAGTTTGATGAAGGCAAGTTAGAAAAGGAGATCAAAGAACTGATGCAAGACGAAGATGTAACGAAAAAATCTGGTATTTATCCATACGTTTTAACCAGACAAGAAAAGTATCTTTCAATTCGCGCATTTACCGACAAAATGAAACGCGAGGCCTACGAGAGGCAAAAAGGTATTTGTCCTGCATGTAAGAAGAGCTACGAGATTGAAGAGATGGAAGCCGACCACATCACGCCGTGGGGTAAGGATGGAAAGACAATCGCTGCGAATTGCCAGATGTTGTGCAAGCAAGACAACAGGACGAAATCGGGAAAATGAAGAATTCGCCACGCATAAATGATGAATGTGTTTAGGCGAGAAAACGTACTTAGTCGGCAAATTGACTTTATTCCTGCCTGGCGGAAGGTGGGCGGGGAATAAAAAATCGCTCCGATTGCGGGGCGGTTTTTTTGTGCCTTGAACATTCGGTGCTGCATTCGCATCCGGTGCCTCATTCGGTGTCTCAACTTTCGGTGCCTTATTCGGTGTCTTAACCTTCGGTGCCAGGCACGCTGCCTTTGGCAGCGAGCCAGGCACCGGGTGTGGCAGCGAGCCAGGCACCGGATGCGGCACCGGGCGCTGGCGCCGGACATTGACATTTTCCTAACTTTTAGCGTAAGTTGAGCTGAGAGTTCCTTTTAGCGGCAAGCCTACAGGGGAAGAACATGAACAATCGCGTCATTAGCATCGCTGGCGGTTCAGGATCCGGCAAAACGACGCTGGCCGAAGGCCTCATCAATCATTTGGGAGACCGGGCAACGCTGCTCAGTCTGGACGAATACCAGAAGTCCAAGTACCAAGTGCCGTGTGCGCCGAATGGCCGGCCCAATTTCGACCATCCCGACGCCGTTGATTGGCCGCGGTTCCTCGCGGATCTCGACGCTTTGCGCGCCGGCGTGGACATCTTCTTGCAGAAGAAGCCGCGGCTTTCTCCGGACGGCGGCATACTGCCACGCGCGATCGTTCAGGTGCCGGCCCGACCGTTCATCATCGTCGAGGGCTATCTGGCCCTGTGGCATCGGGACGCGCTGCCGCTGTACGATCTGTCGTTGTACCTCGACAGCCCGGAGCGCCTGCGTCTGGCCCGTCGTCGCTGGGTAAAAGACCCGCAGTACATCAACGAAGTGCTGTTGCCGATGCATCAGGCCTATGTCGAGCCGACCAGAGTCAACGCCGACCTGGTGATCTACATCGCGGCCTTCACCAGGGAAATGGTCCTGGAGACGGCGCTGGTCGCTTTGGCCGCGCGCGGATTCATCTGACAGTTGCCGTCGAGCTCAGCTCGGCGGTTTTTTTATCCTGACAGGTCGTCAGGATGACAGAGCAGTGGTAAAATGACCGCGGCAAGATTTATGTTGACCAAATCCGACCTCCTGCGCCATCTGCAATGCCCGAAGTATCTGTGGCTCTGCAAGCACCGCAAGGATCTGGTTCCGGACCGCAAGGATCTCGGGGCCGAGCGGCTCAAACAAGAGGGGCTGAAACTGGAGCCTTACGCTTACCAGCTGTTTCCGGGCGGCCTGAACGCCCTACCGGAGGGCGACGGCGGTTTTCGCGCGCCCATCGACCTCACGCAAAAATTGCTCCGCCAGGGCGCCAAGATCCTGTTCCAGCCGACTTTCGCGACCCGGGACCTGTATTGCCGCTCGGACATCATCAAGTATGACGGCCGGCGGCGCGTCTGGGACATCTGCGAAGTGAAGGGCGCCAACAACCTGGACAACAAGCCGGAATATCTGCCGGACCTGGCTTTCCAGAAGTTCGTCCTGGAGGCGGCCGGGTTGCCGGTCGGCCGGCTCATGGTCATCCATCCGAACAAGGAGTATGTCCGTTGCGGGGCCGTGGATCCGAAAAAACTTTTCGTCACCGACGATCTCACTTCCGAGGTCGCGGCTTGGGACAGCCGGATGGCGGGCGAGTCTGAAAAAGCGCTCGGCTTGCTGGCTCTCCCAGCTATGCCGGAGGTCCGCATCCTCAACCAGTGCTCGAATCCGCACCCTTGCCCGTTCATCGAGCAGTGCTGGCGGGACATCCCCGAGGATTCGATCTATGACCTCGGCCTCGCCGACGCTGA from Patescibacteria group bacterium encodes the following:
- a CDS encoding DUF2779 domain-containing protein, with product MLTKSDLLRHLQCPKYLWLCKHRKDLVPDRKDLGAERLKQEGLKLEPYAYQLFPGGLNALPEGDGGFRAPIDLTQKLLRQGAKILFQPTFATRDLYCRSDIIKYDGRRRVWDICEVKGANNLDNKPEYLPDLAFQKFVLEAAGLPVGRLMVIHPNKEYVRCGAVDPKKLFVTDDLTSEVAAWDSRMAGESEKALGLLALPAMPEVRILNQCSNPHPCPFIEQCWRDIPEDSIYDLGLADADLAALLDRGVLLARDVPGDLVGKRKALYFQTLAGGGPIQDLAAIRQRLGQLRYPLYFLDYETFSSVVPPFDGYRPWQQIPFQYSLHVQDAPGAGLRHSEFLAGDWRDPVPELAAALASQIGPEGSVVAWYGDRFEAARNSEMGERCPEHREFFRQL
- a CDS encoding DUF262 domain-containing protein, producing the protein MKIDLNKISVRDVFAGYKDSDEEGVVAYDGKLDIRPKYQREFVYKPEQRNAVMNTVQHEFPLNVMYWIENSAGNYELLDGQQRTLSICQYINGDYSINDRFFHNLTKEEKEQILDYELMIYFCDGTDKERIQWFEVINTAGEKLTPQELLNAVYTGPWLSDAKLKFSKSSCAAYLLANDGGKLVSGTPIRQEYLETALSWINNGGVAGYMAKHQHDANAKKLWQYFRDVIAWVRKIFPTYRHEMASVNWGELYNKYKDRKFDEGKLEKEIKELMQDEDVTKKSGIYPYVLTRQEKYLSIRAFTDKMKREAYERQKGICPACKKSYEIEEMEADHITPWGKDGKTIAANCQMLCKQDNRTKSGK
- a CDS encoding adenine-specific methyltransferase EcoRI family protein — translated: MSNPKKTKRASSPTTPSRPSGNRVLSDAKKAKQDEFYTQLVDIENELKYYKEQLRGMTIFCNCDDPFESYFFKYFALNFNELGLKKLIATSYVPSAIAGKQLPLLEIEGLKPDGKEPFKIEINAVPDANHDGATDLADVEYLLRHEANTATPIKGNGDFRSAECIELLKQADVVVTNPPFSLFREFVAQLVEHEKKFLIIGSNNAVKYNDIFKLIKENKVWLGVDNGGTKWFRVPDDYDIQTESRKKVIDGVKYFSMGSIVWFTNLDNPKRHEFITLYKKYTPEEYPKYDNYDAINVGKYTDIPTDYDGVMGVPITFLDKYNPAQFKILGIFDDKREKSDAFIQGEPTFVDKQHKKYVGPVLNGRALFTRILIINRKVKK